The segment TAATGAGTATAGATTCTTTATTCGGCTATTGCGACTTGCCTACCACTAAACGAGCGACTAAGCAAGTTTTAGAAATAATTTCTGAATATAAAAAACAATCCGGAATTTTTTATGATTTAGGTTGTGCGAAAGGAGAATTAGCCATAGCCGTTAAAAAACGCTTTCCGCAATTAACTGTTTATGGTATAGAAAAAAACGGTTTAAGAATTTTAAGAGCCAGATTAAAAGCATTTTTTTTAAGAAAAAAAATATTTTTTCAAAAAAAGAGCATACTTGACGTAGATTTAAGAAATGCGGATATTGTTTACATTTATCTTAAACAAAGCTCAATGAATGAGATTGGGAAAAAACTGGAAAAAGAATTAAAAGATGGCGCTTTAGTAATTACCAACACTACTTTTTTTCCTGACTGGCAACCAATTAAAACTTATATCACTTATCCCAAACAGCCGAGATTTGAAAAGATTTTTGTTTATATTTATGAAAAATCTTTCTCAAAAAATTAATTTTAATTTTATCATTCAGCTTATTGGCCGAATAGTAAGCGTTATCTTAGGAGTAATTATTGTCGGTTTGATAATGCGCTATTTAGCGCCGGAAGAATACGGTTATTATTCAATTGCTTTGGCTTATTTGCAAATTTTTGGCATTATTGCCGACTTCGGTATTTATCTTTTGAGTTTAGATTATTTGGGGGAAATAGATAAAGAACCAGATATAATTATTCGCAAAAAAAAATCTTTTAGTTTTTTTGAAAAAATTTTTACCCTACGTTTTTTTTCTGCTTTTTTCTTTTACGGATTAAGCGCTATTTTAGTTTTTATTTTTCCTTGGCCAATAATTGTTAAATTAGCCGTTTTGATTCTTAGTTTATCTTTTTTCTTTTTAACCTTAACCCAAACCCTTTCTGCTTATTGGCAAAAACAATTTAATGCCATTCTTTTGGCTATAGGCGAAATTATTGGTAAAATTATTCTTTTTTTTATTATTATTTTTTTAATTCATCGCCAAGCATCTTTTTATTGGACAATGGCCGCATTTGTCTTTGGAAGTTTTAGCCAATTTTTAATTTTGATTTTGCCCCTTTTAGCCAAAAAATTTCATTTTTCTTTTGATATCCCTCT is part of the Parcubacteria group bacterium ADurb.Bin159 genome and harbors:
- the cmoA gene encoding tRNA (cmo5U34)-methyltransferase, with protein sequence MTIISIIIFLFLGIVLLFYFLMSIDSLFGYCDLPTTKRATKQVLEIISEYKKQSGIFYDLGCAKGELAIAVKKRFPQLTVYGIEKNGLRILRARLKAFFLRKKIFFQKKSILDVDLRNADIVYIYLKQSSMNEIGKKLEKELKDGALVITNTTFFPDWQPIKTYITYPKQPRFEKIFVYIYEKSFSKN